The Montipora capricornis isolate CH-2021 chromosome 6, ASM3666992v2, whole genome shotgun sequence genome has a window encoding:
- the LOC138051596 gene encoding uncharacterized protein, which produces MRPILSSTGTYNFALAKWLEEKLKPLLHHYKPLSLNQHTICDIFSFAEEISETPLNPNDILVSYDVCALFTNVPLDETIEIIVEKAFKNNWFNETHGLNLTKTGLTELLRIATKDQLFQFDGQLYEQVDGVAMGSPLGPLMANVFLCSIEEQLDRNNKLPSFYKRYVDDTLATMPNIQAATAFLSTLNECHPAIQFTMEIAENNKLPFLGIMIEKSGCHLTTSVYRKPTDTGLLLHYQSHVDQRYKRSLLNTMLNRAYRLSSTKESLTKECQHLKRMFTKLKYPVKLINSAIAGYTRFTIQSRHEIPTEADAATPKPVRITLPFKDQKSADTVRHQLKELGRKIGTDLQPVFTSRKIEERLKIQEEKPALINHQCVVYIFKCDSCDADYIGHTTRHLHQRIEEHKASVIGKHLKEAHGVAFTNLAEMFSVLKKCRGKMDCLIHEMLFIRERKPKLNTQSDSIRAKVFI; this is translated from the coding sequence TACTACATCATTACAAGCCCCTTTCATTAAATCAGCACACTATCTGCGATATCTTCTCTTTCGCCGAAGAGATAAGTGAAACACCACTCAACCCGAATGACATTCTTGTGTCCTATGACGTATGTGCTTTATTTACCAACGTGCCACTCGACGAGACTATTGAGATCATCGTTGAGAAAGCCTTTAAAAACAACTGGTTTAATGAAACGCATGGTCTCAACCTCACAAAGACAGGCCTTACCGAACTTTTAAGAATAGCAACCAAAGATCAGCTATTTCAGTTCGACGGTCAACTTTATGAGCAGGTGGACGGTGTGGCCATGGGCTCGCCCCTGGGACCCCTTATGGCAAACGTTTTCCTGTGCTCCATTGAAGAACAACTGGATCGCAACAACAAGTTACCAAGTTTCTATAAAAGGTACGTCGACGACACATTAGCCACGATGCCGAATATTCAAGCCGCAACAGCCTTCCTTTCAACATTGAACGAATGCCATCCTGCTATACAGTTCACAATGGAAATTGCTGAAAACAACAAGCTTCCATTCCTCGGTATCATGATCGAGAAAAGCGGTTGCCACCTGACAACAAGCGTATATCGTAAACCAACTGATACAGGACTGCTCTTACATTACCAGAGCCATGTCGATCAGCGTTACAAAAGATCTCTGCTGAATACAATGCTGAACCGAGCTTACCGCCTGTCATCAACGAAAGAATCCCTTACGAAGGAATGCCAACATCTCAAGCGGATGTTTACCAAGCTTAAGTACCCAGTGAAACTCATCAACTCAGCTATCGCCGGGTACACGAGGTTTACGATCCAAAGCCGTCATGAGATCCCAACTGAAGCTGACGCGGCTACACCAAAACCTGTCAGAATAACTttgccatttaaagaccaaaaaTCGGCCGACACAGTAAGACATCAGCTGAAAGAACTTGGCCGGAAAATCGGAACTGACCTACAACCAGTTTTCACGAGTCGTAAGATCGAGGAAAGGCTCAAGATACAAGAAGAGAAGCCCGCTTTAATTAACCACCAATGcgttgtttacattttcaaatGTGATTCGTGCGATGCGGATTATATCGGTCATACCACACGCCATCTTCATCAACGCATAGAAGAACATAAAGCCTCTGTCATTGGCAAGCATCTGAAAGAAGCCCACGGCGTAGCGTTCACTAACCTAGCGGAAATGTTTTCTGTTCTCAAGAAATGCCGCGGGAAAATGGACTGCCTAATTCACGAAATGTTATTCATTCGCGAACGAAAACCAAAGCTAAACACGCAGTCTGACTCAATACGTGcaaaagtatttatttaa